The proteins below come from a single Triticum aestivum cultivar Chinese Spring chromosome 5D, IWGSC CS RefSeq v2.1, whole genome shotgun sequence genomic window:
- the LOC123125660 gene encoding protein PELPK1-like → MASNTSLLAVIMACTLLLTGHTCQGARHLADTTPAAAPTAAVPSLPAVPTLPAVPTDTVTLLPPMPAVTLPTVPQVTLPPMPSVVVPKAVLPPMPKVTMAPMPAIVVPKVTLPPMPFVPNVNVPMPFLAPPPSV, encoded by the coding sequence ATGGCTTCGAACACGAGCTTGCTGGCCGTGATCATGGCGTGCACGCTCCTACTCACCGGGCACACGTGCCAGGGCGCACGCCACTTGGCCGACACGACTCCGGCGGCTGCCCCTACCGCTGCTGTACCTAGCCTGCCGGCCGTGCCGACCCTGCCTGCCGTGCCCACGGACACGGTCACCCTGCTGCCACCAATGCCGGCGGTCACCCTGCCCACCGTGCCACAAGTGACGCTGCCGCCCATGCCTTCCGTCGTCGTGCCTAAGGCGGTGCTGCCGCCCATGCCCAAGGTGACGATGGCGCCGATGCCCGCTATTGTCGTACCAAAGGTGACACTGCCGCCAATGCCGTTTGTCCCGAATGTGAACGTGCCCATGCCGTTCCTGGCGCCACCTCCGTCTGTGTAG
- the LOC123125661 gene encoding protein app1-like — protein MASMASFLATIMACALLSSNTCHGARNLADTTPPAAPTAAPVPGIPAVPTLPAVVPTVPAMTVPPMPTVPTVPQMALPPMPAMPVPTVPAATVPPMPTMPTVPQVTLPPMPVVPSMPKMTMPPMPAIVVPKLTMPPMPAIVVPKVTMPQIPTIPSINVPMPFVAPPPSA, from the coding sequence ATGGCTTCCATGGCGAGCTTCTTGGCCACGATCATGGCGTGCGCGCTCCTCTCCAGCAACACGTGCCATGGCGCACGCAACTTGGCCGACACTACTCCTCCGGCTGCCCCTACCGCTGCTCCTGTCCCTGGCATCCCAGCGGTGCCGACCTTGCCGGCAGTTGTGCCCACAGTGCCGGCCATGACCGTGCCACCTATGCCCACCGTGCCCACGGTGCCGCAGATGGCACTGCCGCCTATGCCGGCTATGCCTGTTCCCACGGTGCCGGCTGCGACCGTGCCACCTATGCCGACCATGCCCACAGTGCCGCAGGTGACACTGCCGCCTATGCCAGTTGTTCCTTCCATGCCCAAGATGACGATGCCCCCGATGCCTGCCATTGTCGTGCCAAAGTTGACCATGCCGCCAATGCCCGCAATTGTTGTGCCGAAGGTGACAATGCCGCAGATACCTACCATCCCGAGCATCAATGTGCCTATGCCGTTTGTGGCGCCGCCTCCGTCTGCATAG
- the LOC123125658 gene encoding protein app1-like translates to MASKASLLAVIMACTLLGGHTCHGARHLAETTPAAAPPTAAAVPGLPAVPTMPTLPPMPAVPTVPAVTVPAMPMVPTVTVPQVTLPLPPMPAVPLVPKVTMPPMPTIVVPKVTMAPMPTVVVPKVTVPPMPAIPSMPKVTLPPMPSIPTVNVPMPFLAPPPSA, encoded by the coding sequence ATGGCTTCCAAAGCGAGCTTGTTGGCCGTGATCATGGCGTGCACGCTCCTCGGCGGCCACACGTGCCACGGCGCACGCCACTTGGCCGAAACCACCCCGGCGGCTGCCCCACCCACTGCGGCTGCTGTCCCTGGCCTCCCGGCCGTGCCTACCATGCCAACGCTGCCACCGATGCCGGCTGTGCCAACGGTTCCGGCTGTGACAGTGCCAGCTATGCCGATGGTGCCCACGGTGACCGTGCCACAGGTGACACTGCCACTGCCTCCTATGCCTGCTGTTCCTTTAGTGCCCAAGGTGACCATGCCTCCGATGCCCACCATCGTCGTGCCCAAGGTGACCATGGCGCCGATGCCCACCGTCGTTGTGCCTAAGGTGACGGTGCCACCGATGCCCGCCATTCCTTCCATGCCCAAGGTGACACTGCCGCCGATGCCTTCTATCCCAACCGTCAACGTGCCGATGCCGTTCCTGGCGCCACCTCCATCAGCATAG